Within Anopheles nili chromosome 3, idAnoNiliSN_F5_01, whole genome shotgun sequence, the genomic segment CGTTCTCCTCGACCAGCTCCGATTCGATCTGCACTAGCTCGAGCGTCTGCTCGAAACGCAGCTTCTGACCTGGGTGAATCATGACCGTAACCGAGTGGTTGATGCCGCCATAGCTCCAAAAGTCGAGGTTTCCCTGTTTGTGCCAGCTGTTCAGCTCCGCCGCCTGGTCAGTATCGACCACGAAGAGCTTGTACAGTTTGTAACTTCATGGGCCAAGGCACGTCAAAAAGTCAATGAGAACGAGATAACGACTTTGGCTAGCAAAACAGCGCAACGGACTTACTTTTCGAATTTTTGCACTGCCTCCTGGCAGGTGACTCCCAAAGCCAACAACACCACCTGGAGGAGAAGCTTCATTGTTCCACAGTTCTGCACGGACTGTCGTGGTTGCATCGCGCTCGAGGCTATATAAATTTGCCAGATAAGGCAGCAGGTTGCGCTGGTTCGGAGACAATTCGACCAACAAAATTAACTAATTGGAAAGCGACGATAGCATCAGGAAGTAGGCTGCCCGGAGGCAGATAAAAACACAGAATGCAGCAAGAAGTAAGCGTATGTACTGCAACTATAACGTTAATGAGCTTGCGCTATCAGAAGCAGCGCCGTCTCAGAAACTAATAACGTGCAGATTGCTTTTATTCTGATGAGTGTTAAATGGTACCGTTGCTCTTTCAAGGCCTCCCTCTAAACGTTCAATGCCATAGTGCGGTAAATCTGGAAGGTTTGGGTTGCAACGGCCATAATCTGCGAGGCAGGAAGATCGAAGCCAGTCGAGCCACCTCCCGTCAGCTCCAGCGTGTACGCGTACGGGGCTCTGATGACTCCAGCCGCGTAATCATCACTACATCCGGTAGCCGTGTACAGAATCTCCGCACTATTACCCACAATGTACCGTGGTCCACCAACGGCGGTGACCGCGTCACGAGCCAGCTCAGCAAGCGCGATATGACCGGCCTGGTTTGCAACCGGCACGAAGGGCAATGTGTAACCGTACGGGTACAGAATCATATCACCAAACGTATGCACCGCCAGATACAATGCAATGCTGTCTGCATATTGTTGCATCAAACGATCCAAAGCCTGCGTTTCCAGCTCCGAGAAGGCAGACACACCGGCGTACGAGTCAGAGCAAGCCTGTAACGAGCGGGATCGATTATGTGACACCAGTTTGTCGATCGATTATCCTTAGCGATCCTCCTTAGCGGCTCCGGCTACCTACGTTGCTAGAGAAAGCCCACATGTAGTCCCAGTTGCGGTTAAGATCGATACCAGTGCAAAGGGCCGTAGCAGGGAAGCGATTCTTGCGCCACATTCGGTTGTCAGTGTGGGAGAATCCGTAACCGTCCGGATTGGCCACAGGAACAATGACCCAGTCCTTGTTCAACATTTCGACGTGATCGCTGCGGCCGTGTTCAACCAGCTCGTGGATCAGATACATCACGGACATCACGCCAGCCCATTCactgagaataaaaaaagaacgcaaaaatGTGACAAATAATCCATCATGTCAAGAATTCGAAGGCAAGCATACCGAGCATGAATTCCTCCATCGATGAACACAACCGGCTTCGATCCAGCAATACCCTCGTTGGTGGAAATCGTGATGGATTTAATCGGCTGTCCCAGATGAGTAGTTCCAATAGTGGCCACTCGCACCAAATGAGGATACTCCACAGCAAGCTCATCGAGGTACGCGTTAACTTCCGCGTTTGTCCAGAAGTGTTCAAAGTCCACCGTTGCACGTCCTGAGGCGGCCTTGCGACGACGGTACTCGCGATCGTACTCACGTTCAGCCTCAATAGTGCTGGTACGATCAAAAGGAAGGTGTTATTTAATCAACTTTTTTCAAATGTACTTTTGTACGATGTCAGGTCAAACTTACGCCTCTACATCCTCAATGATCAGCTCATGGGTAAACTTGTTCATGGTGAGGAACCGCTCGAATGCTTCCTTAAGGCTCGGATGGATCATCACACGGCGACCAGCGCGGTCCCAGAAATCGACACCCTCTgcattttcccagcgcttAAGCAGAGCATGTTGTTCCGCGCTGTCCACTTGAATACTGTAGACTTTGTAGCTGCAATAACACACGCGGAAATACATTAAACACTACTCCAAATGGTTTTCTAGAGTATCCAAACTCACTTGCGGTAGGACACTTGCTCGGCTGAGCTGTTCTGGACCAGCACGGCCAGTGCCAGCAGCACGAAAGCGGCACTATACTTCATCGTTATTCTACAACAGCACCACAACTTGCCTCGAACGGAGATGAAGTCGACCGAGGAAATTAGGCCGAATTTATACTTTTTGCTATCAGAAGCAAGCAGCTAATCCTTGAAACAGCCGTCCCGGCAGAACTGTGACGTCCATGAAATATCCAAAAATCCCAACCACATCATGGCGACTCAAAGATTGTGTGGTTCACCAGAGTTGTTCTTCGTCATCGCGATACTACGACCGATTGGTTCCCGACCGATTAGATATCGATCGTATCGAGCGAATCTAAGAGTGTACAAATTCATTCTCAGCGAACCACAATCGATTTATGATTCCAAAGATTATACACCACACGATAATTAAGGCTACAACAAATCTCCATCACATAAAAGCAAATATGATATAAAACTTTATTGGCATGCAACTGATCTTCGTTATCCAGACGCTTAACCAGATAATGCTACTCGACAGCGTATGCGGCTACGCTACCGTACTAGCCATTTGGCGCTAAAGCAGGGCTATGACGTTATCGATACATGTCTTCTAGACTGGCTGAAAGATCCAAGAGGAGGTAGTTTGGCAGATAGCTTGGCGCCTATATAAATACGACATCAGGTGCAACGATCGAATACGATCGTTAAAatggtgaaattaatttattttcagtaCCGTTACCGTCAGGATAAACGAATGTTCGACCCCCCTCTTGTACTATCTTGAAGTTCTCggtaaaaacaacaactacgATACACGATAACTATCATTGATTTCAGGCGATAAAGACATCATACACAACATGTCTTCGAAGATCCTATTCGTACGAGTATGCATTTAATTTGATTGCAGTCGACATCCGTTACATAGGAGATAAATCTTACAGCATATATGCGCTTGCAACTGACTCTCATTGTTTACAGATATACCACTTTTCTTGCACAACTGAGACTCCACCGTGCTACTTCTATCGAGCTTGAACTGATAGCTAAACAGCTTCAAAGTAATATTTACAATAGGCACGTTCCCCAGCGTCATGGCTTGTAAAAAGCCCAGCATTAAAGCTAATCACACTCACCATTCAAATCAAGAATGTGAAGTGCACCGGGAGCAGACCAGAAGAATTCGCTAAGCTTATCGTTAAGTTGAGGTTTCGAAAATAGACACAAACAGAGCTCAAATCCTTTATGATCGAAATCTTAGACAATCTCAATCGTTGTAAACCATTCTTGAAAAATGTCGAGTAAAAATTACAGAAACATTCAAATGTTACTGCCTACTATGATCAGCGCTATCTATGCAAAGTCACACGATCAGGCAGGTGCAGACAATGGACGCGCGTCGATAGTGTAAATATATCACACTAACGCCTGTGAATTTGACGTGAATCGTcaaatgagcaaaaataaGGCCCTAATCGGAGCATTTTATGCGCACTTGAACCTGATACGACGAACCTCCACGGTCTGACGCACCCGCGAGCCCTTAAGGTTCCCCGACCGCCGACTGACGCGTGCAAATACGGCCACTCAGCGGGTTTGCCTAATTCCCCACCGATTCCTCGTCAATCCGTGGCCAACAAGCCAGCCAGGTAGCTCTACGGCAAGGCCTCTCAAGTAGCAAAAACAGTCGCATAGCAAATCGCTTATCGGCAAATACCATCGGCAAATAGTGTTGGAGCCCTGGAAAGACCGCCGTAAGGGCGTCGCTTTGAAGTGCCCCAATCGAACAGCCCTTCATTATAAAACCAAAGCCCTAAACCGTGGCTCCATCCAGTGTGCGCTCGGTGATCAATCCGACAAGGTGCTTAATCAATCCACCTCCAGTTTAAAAATGAAGCTTCCTGTGCGATTCCGCTCGCTCCGAGCGCTGGTGACATTGGTTCTGCTGGCCGTAATTGGTTGCGCCACGGTCGGTGAAGCTACTCGGCATTCCTACCGAGGGTGAgtgtttaaatatttcaaatccaAAGCCCGATCGATCGCCCCATGGGTTATTGATCCGCACCGAGGTACCGGAATGGCCGTGTTTTGCTTGCCGTGTCATTTACCCATCCCGATGAGTGGTGTCTGATAACAGACAGTGGGAGTGCGAAAAACTAGAACGATCGTGTGATAACAGCCAAATCAACCAAACACCGCCGTAGTGAATTTGTTTTAACGCATTTGTGTTCACTCGTGCATTTGCAGCTACAAACTGTTTGCTGTACAGCAGGATGATCAGCTTCAGGTGGACTTCCTGCGAGGACTACAGCAATCGCACGAGGATCTTGACTTCTGGAAgctcgatcggttgatcgGGTCGGAGGCTAGCGTCCTGGTGCCACCGGGACAAGTGAACACCTTCAAGCAGCAGCTCAACACTCAACACATCCGACACCGAGAGCTTATCTCTGACTACGATCGGTACGTAAAATTAAAATCTGCTTGCACGACGGATCGCTCTGGAGAGGTTCTTGATCatggtttcttcttttttcctcccctctAAGTGTGCAAGATGACTACATGCTTAGTGCAAAGCGATCCTCAAAGACAGACAATCCGATCCTGACGAAGTACCTCCGGTACAATGAGATGGTCACGTACATCGATTCGCTTGCCAAGAAACACCCAGACCTGGTGAGCGTGTCGGAGATCGGTAAATCCTTCGAAGGACGTCCAATTCCTGGCGTCACAATTCGCTCTCCTCAGAGCTACCGTGCTCAGGCGCACCAGAACGGTTCCCAACCGATCGTCTTCATCGACGCTGGAATTCACGCCCGTGAATGGGCCGCTCCGGCTATGGCAATGTACTTGATCAGCGAGTTGGTGGAGAATGCTGCCCAAAATGCGGACCTGCTGGAAGGTCTCACGTGGGTGATCGTCCCGATAGCAAACCCAGACGGGTACGAATACAGTCACGAACATGAGAGGCTCTGGCGTAAAACCCGTCGTCCAGCAGGACGTAACTGTTTCGGTATCGACGGAAACCGCAACTACGACTTCCACTGGGCTGAGGTTGGCTCCTCAAACACACCCTGCTCGGAGACGTTCCACGGAGAACACTCATTctcggaaccggaaacgcgCGCCATTCGGGACGAGCTGTTGCGATTGAAGGGTCGTTGCAAGTTCTACGTGTCACTGCACTCGTACGGCGAGTACCTGCTGTATCCTTGGGGTTGGACGTCCGATCTGCCAGTTGGCTGGGAAAAGATGGACGCCGTTGCCAAGGTTGGAGCACAGGCCATCGAGGAAGCCACCGGAACGTCGTACTCGGTTGGCAGTTCGACAAATGTCCTGTACGCGGCCGCAGGAGGTAGCGATGACTATGCGTTCGCAGTCGCTGATGTACCGATCTCGATGACGATGGAGCTGCCAGGAGGTGGATCGGCTGGATTTAACCCACCACCGACCCGAATCGAGGAAATCGTCAAGGAAACGTTCGTCGGCATCCGCGCAATGGCACTCGAGGTGAAGAAAATCTACTCCTAGACGTGTGACAGCTCGAATAGGTCCGATATACGAAGGGAATTTTGTCGATTAGCCAGTAACGCAGCACTGTgtgtgatgttttatttatacacGATCGAAGCACAGCACGAATGACGCGTGCCAgttcgcaataaaaaaaatgattagtCTGTAAACTGTGTGCTTGATGTGGTGTAGAGGTCCTTTTTAGAGGCCGCCCAATGCGGTTCCTCTCCCGATTTCACAGGCTTGTTAAATCAATGTCAACCCATTTAATATCCACCGAGGGCTAGTCTTAATGACCGACTTTGTTCGgtaaaaacttttcaaacgAGCAGCTACTTCTTACGTGGGGCAAACTTTCCCGTACCGTACGGGTATCGATTAAATCGATCACAAGCCACCAGACACCGGGAAACGAGCCGTTTCGGGCTTTGATTACCTCCCACGCAGGGTTTCAATCCATGTCGTCAATGAACCTCCCCAACCGCTATCAGGACGCCGCCCCATTCCAGGAGCAGCGCCTCCTGCGATTCCAAACAAACGGCGAACGGGTTCTGACAGAACAGGAGCCAAAGCTGGACGGTTACATCGATCGAACGTGCCGCCGTACATTCCGCCCGGGTAGCTGGTGGAATGTCGTGTTTAACGAACTGCTTGTGCCCGCACGTTCCCGTGCACATGTTTCGCTGCCATTTTCATTGATAACCAGCGCTTGCTTCACCGAGCGGCGCGTTCCTGCAGAAGGTTTCACCTCGTTTCGtgctatttgtttgctttatctGCACAGCCAGGAGTCTATTTTTCGGCGCccccaacaccacccacccggcgcAACCCTTCTCCGCGAGGAAAGTTACACGAAACGCGGGAGTACGCATCATACCCGTGCCGTCGAATTTGGAAAGCCCCGCGGAAAACGTCCTAGTAAGCAACCGAGTTTGCAGGAATGTTCGCAGGAGGCTTTGTTAGTGCTTGTTTGGTGCCACTGCGGGAAGGACGTGAACgtgtgggcccttttttcggtgTGGAATTGGGTTACAAATTTTGAGGTTACAGTAGTTGGAACGTTTGACCATCGAAAGGGGATGATGAGATAGGTGTTGTAACATCGTGAACACGTGCATCGTTACTTTAACCAACCGTTTCACACATGCTTTTCTCCAGTGTGGAGCGTCACCGTTGCTAGAGGCAACCGAACGAGTATACTAAGCACTGCCCTAGCGTAGTAGCGTGTTACACTGCCCCGTCTGCGATGTCCTTCGATTCAACGAAGCTCTTCCGGACCTACCAAAGCCACCAGGACATCAAGCAGTACCTGGATGAACTGGTCCAGCGGTACTCAAGTAAAATCGAGATCTTCTCGCGTGCAGAATCGTACGAGGGACGCGAAATTCTAACCGTGCGCATCTGTACGGATGTACACCAGAAACGCTCTCTTGCCAATCGGTGGTGTATCCTGATCGATGCCGGGATACACGCACGCGAGTGGATCACAGTTTCGGTGGCGCTGTTTATCGTGCAACAGCTgctcgaaaaggacgaaataaGTGCGAAGAGCTTCAGGAGTTTTGAGTGGATCATACTGCCGTTGTTGAACCCGGACGGGTACGAGTACAGCCGAGAGCACGTAGGTTTTGTGATTCCTTTAGCTTGCTAGCTTTCACTAGACGCCACGCTgtgtggttccgtttttttttcagaacaAAATGTGGCGCAAAACACGACGCCCGTTAGGTCTGCGAAGTCAACGAAGCTGCGTCGGTGTGGATTGCAATCGGAACTTCAACGTTGCCTGGACCATCGGAAGCACGCGGTTCTGCTCGTTGCTGTACCGTGGCGAGCGACCTTTTTCCGAGCGGGAAACTAAAAATGTGCGCGATCTCTTCCGCCAGCTGCGACCGACGTGTAAGCTTTACCTCTCGCTGCACTCTTACGCCAAGGCCATTCTTTATCCAAGAGCTTACACCAGGTAATCGGGGAGACATGCAACGTCCTCTCAGATTGTGTTACCTAGGGATCGGTTTTCGTTTACAGAACGCTTCCCCGGAACTGGCAGATGCAGCACACGATCGCGGAAGCCGGCGTGGAAGCGATGAAAAAGGCAACCGGTGTCCGTTACCGGTGCGGTAGCGCATCGAACGTGTTAAACCATCCGGTCGGTGGTTCCAGTATCGACTACGCGCACGATATCGAGAAAGTTCCGGTTGCGCTCGTGATGGAGATCGCCTCGAAGGGATTCCATCCGCCGGAAGTGAACATACAGCGAATCTGCGAGGAAAGCTGGATCGGTATCGGGGCGATGGTGAATTGTCTTGCCGGGAGCTTCCGCTCCGTGCTCAAGGGCAGCGGTACATTACATCTACGATAAGCACCAAGCACGCCACCTTCCCTCTAACCAGGATATTACGAATGAAACGCAACGAAATCAAAttatagttttctttttaaaatagtgttttttttattttattgggACACTTTAACACGCGATCGGCACATGCAAAATATGacaatttgttttacattGGCGGTCCGATTGTCGACTCATTCCGGAAGGGGTTCAAATCGGTACGTCCCCAAACAATAATGCTGAGCTATTCCAAAGTCATTTTCCTAAGCGTGTCGGGAAAACTTGTGTGCTTGCGATCGGGGTTTGGATGTTCAACTCATCTGCGTGTAAtggaacgatattttgaaccGCATTGATTAATACATTGATTTAAACACGATGTCTAAATCATAACTAACATTCTACCACGTGTACATATCCCGTGGAAACCTTTcgtaagataaaaaaaatgatgtaaaaaagaaagattcaTTTTGTAATCGCCTTTTTGAAGTATCAAGCTCGATGGCCGAGAAGTTGAGCTGGAACGATTTAAGAACCGTTCACACCATACTTTACGCGCAACTTTTCGTAATGTTTTTTGtcctgaaaaaaaagaggaataCAAATCAGTTGGTACCGAGTTGAAATGTAGCGAGGATTCACTTTCTTACCTCTGTGTTTACGGATGGTTTGATGTTCCGTATCGCCTCCAGGAAGTGTGCCATTCGGACCGTCAGACACAGCTTATCGTTGTTGCTCTGAGCGGCGTTTTCGCCCACATGCTCCTCATCACCGCAGGCCACAATCGAATCCTTAAGCGTTTGCAGCGACGCCTGCCGTACAAGTCCGGCCAAATCGGCACCGGTGTAACCGTCTGTCAGTTCAGCCACTCGGACAAATTCCACATCGTCCGCTAGTGGGGGCTGAGTGCGGTTCTTTGTCAGTGCGCGCAATATATCTACACGATCATCCTTCGCCGGTAGGCCCACGTACAAGATCTTATCCAAACGGCCTGGTCGTAAGACGGCGGGATCGACAATGTCGGGTCGGTTGGTAGCGGCCATCAAGAACACGCCCTTACGTTCCTCGATACCATCCATTTCCGTTAGCAGCTGGTTAACGACTCGCGTACCCGCGCTGCCTTCTGCCGTGTCTGACCGCTTCGGACATAGAGAATCGAACTCGTCGAAGAAAATCACACATGGAGCGGAATTTCGAGCCCGCTGGAAGCACTGCCGAACGGCTCGTTCCGATTCGCCGACGTACTAGTAACACCGGAATACAAACATAAGTTAAGTGATACGTTCAACCGGTACTtctttcggggggggggggggtactCACCATGTTCAGCAGCTCAGGTCCCTTCACGGAAATAAAGTTAATACCGGCTTCGTTCGCGACGGCTTTGGCAAGAAGTGTTTTACCGCAACCAGGTGGCCCGCATAGCAGCACACCGGACGGTGCATTCAGACCGAGAAGTTTCAAGCGCTGTGGGAATTTAACCGGCGCGAGAATGGCCAACTTTAGCTCCTCCCGGATGTCACCCAGCGAGCCGATATCGTTCCATGTCACGTCCGGCACAGTAATAAATCCTTCACGTTTCGCCGACGGTTGCACGGTTCGCAGCGATTCCATGAAGTCTTCCCGTTCGATGCACAAACCTTCCAATTCTGCTGATGGCAGTGGATTCTGCTGATTTAGCAGCAGATTAAGCATCTGTTCTAGAGTCAGTTCTTGTGGAGGCAACTGTTTCACTTTCCTCTCCACATTGATCCCAGTTTCGAACGTCGAAGAATCGGCGGCTGTGTTTGCGCTAGATGTGGTTTGATTGTCGCTTTTCACGTCCGTCATCGGCTGATCGTTTTCAGCATCGGCATCCTTGTTGGTAGCTTCCTTAATGACTTGCTTTTCTACTGCTGGTAACACAACATCAACATCCATTTTATCATCATCTGTGCTTTTTGCCTGATCCGTGACTTTTGGTTCCACCGAATCAGCTTCTGCCGAAATGGCTTCTatttcgttcgcttgtggGTCCTTTGGCGTTTCGCTTTTTGACTCGTTACCTGTTTCTTCGGTAGTCTTCTCATCACCTTTTTCAGACTCCTCCATTGGAGTTAGTTTGCTTTCTCCCTTCTGTTCTTCCTTTTCGTCATCCAAGTTCACCACTTCGTCTGGTTCGTCGTCAATTGCTACAACGTCGTCTGAACTGGCAACGACGGCAACGTTCGTTACGTTGGCACTATCCATTGTTTCCTTAGCCAGGAACTTTGTTTCATGCTTCGTCAAAAGCCTAAAAGGATGCAGATTAAATACCATTTTAATATCATTTAAACAACACTTCATTTATACCATACCGTTTAACCGCTGTATTGGCAGCACGGGTGGCCAAAGCCAATAGATCCGCTCCTACATAACCAGGCGTCAGTTTGGCAAGCTCAGCAAAATCAATCGACTCGCTAATCTTCAGTTTTCGGCAAATTATACGCAGTATTTGTGAGCGTGCTGCTCGGTCCGGAATGCCGAGTGAAATTTCCTGATCGAACCGGCCAATCCTCCGTAGGGCCGGATCGAGAACGTCTGCCCGGTTGGTGGCACCGATAACAATTACTCCCTCAATACCGTTGTGCTTACCCAGCATATCCAGGCTGCTTAACAATTGAGCTACTATACGTCGCTCCATGTCCTTCTGCGCATTTATGCGGTTCGAAGAGATAGCATCGATTTCGTCAATAAACAACACGCACGGAGACAGTGCAACCGCCTGCTCAAATATGTCCCGTATTCTTTCTTCGGATTCGCCCGAAACGCCAGCCACGAGCTCGGTAGCCGGGACCTCAATAAAATCTACACCCAGTTGCTAAAATGATCAGAAACACATTTCATAAGAATAGGTTAACACAAATCAAACTGGTGCCGATGACTTACGCCAGCTATTGCCTCGGCGAGAAGCGACTTTCCCGAACCAGGAGGCCCGTGCAGTAGAAATCCTCTCGGTGGTGGCAAACCTATGTGCTGATAGATTTCTGGGTGTTTCACGTGCATCAGCAATTCGCATAAATTCTTCAGTATACGATCCATTCCGCCAATATCATCGAACGTTGTGCTAACCATTCGGGAGACGACTTCCTTGCGATACTTTTTCAGCCGCTGACCAGCTGCCGACGCTGAAGCCGGTGTCGCCGATGAACCACCATTTGTCGCGTTTCTATTCATTTGATCTGATTTGAGCAATTTTGAACTCTTGCTAGGAAGCTTACCATTGACCAAGGACAGTGTCATGGCCGTTTTAGTGGGCTCCACTCGACGACGCTTGGTAACCGGTGGCAACCTGTCTGCGGCATTCCCTGTGCCGCTTTCAT encodes:
- the LOC128722741 gene encoding carboxypeptidase B-like: MKYSAAFVLLALAVLVQNSSAEQVSYRNYKVYSIQVDSAEQHALLKRWENAEGVDFWDRAGRRVMIHPSLKEAFERFLTMNKFTHELIIEDVEATIEAEREYDREYRRRKAASGRATVDFEHFWTNAEVNAYLDELAVEYPHLVRVATIGTTHLGQPIKSITISTNEGIAGSKPVVFIDGGIHAREWAGVMSVMYLIHELVEHGRSDHVEMLNKDWVIVPVANPDGYGFSHTDNRMWRKNRFPATALCTGIDLNRNWDYMWAFSSNACSDSYAGVSAFSELETQALDRLMQQYADSIALYLAVHTFGDMILYPYGYTLPFVPVANQAGHIALAELARDAVTAVGGPRYIVGNSAEILYTATGCSDDYAAGVIRAPYAYTLELTGGGSTGFDLPASQIMAVATQTFQIYRTMALNV
- the LOC128722740 gene encoding carboxypeptidase B-like, with the protein product MAEYLSETTHGFLTMADYKLFAVQQDDQLQVDFLRGLQQSHEDLDFWKLDRLIGSEASVLVPPGQVNTFKQQLNTQHIRHRELISDYDRVQDDYMLSAKRSSKTDNPILTKYLRYNEMVTYIDSLAKKHPDLVSVSEIGKSFEGRPIPGVTIRSPQSYRAQAHQNGSQPIVFIDAGIHAREWAAPAMAMYLISELVENAAQNADLLEGLTWVIVPIANPDGYEYSHEHERLWRKTRRPAGRNCFGIDGNRNYDFHWAEVGSSNTPCSETFHGEHSFSEPETRAIRDELLRLKGRCKFYVSLHSYGEYLLYPWGWTSDLPVGWEKMDAVAKVGAQAIEEATGTSYSVGSSTNVLYAAAGGSDDYAFAVADVPISMTMELPGGGSAGFNPPPTRIEEIVKETFVGIRAMALEVKKIYS
- the LOC128722743 gene encoding carboxypeptidase B-like; protein product: MSFDSTKLFRTYQSHQDIKQYLDELVQRYSSKIEIFSRAESYEGREILTVRICTDVHQKRSLANRWCILIDAGIHAREWITVSVALFIVQQLLEKDEISAKSFRSFEWIILPLLNPDGYEYSREHNKMWRKTRRPLGLRSQRSCVGVDCNRNFNVAWTIGSTRFCSLLYRGERPFSERETKNVRDLFRQLRPTCKLYLSLHSYAKAILYPRAYTRTLPRNWQMQHTIAEAGVEAMKKATGVRYRCGSASNVLNHPVGGSSIDYAHDIEKVPVALVMEIASKGFHPPEVNIQRICEESWIGIGAMVNCLAGSFRSVLKGSGTLHLR
- the LOC128722739 gene encoding nuclear valosin-containing protein-like; protein product: MARELQQRYRDYHRRKTIPFRMHVEQAYRTVLHSYGLDSNASSDPDEEGASEVEVLDEAGANTRNQMSNTLTNMYMNNRAQPSSTQGSAADQNMAGPGADGEAIDISSDEEDEPAGTIDDRLGGDNSNYIQKFVAGNKHVTVTKLMRINKHREEESSNASNESGTGNAADRLPPVTKRRRVEPTKTAMTLSLVNGKLPSKSSKLLKSDQMNRNATNGGSSATPASASAAGQRLKKYRKEVVSRMVSTTFDDIGGMDRILKNLCELLMHVKHPEIYQHIGLPPPRGFLLHGPPGSGKSLLAEAIAGQLGVDFIEVPATELVAGVSGESEERIRDIFEQAVALSPCVLFIDEIDAISSNRINAQKDMERRIVAQLLSSLDMLGKHNGIEGVIVIGATNRADVLDPALRRIGRFDQEISLGIPDRAARSQILRIICRKLKISESIDFAELAKLTPGYVGADLLALATRAANTAVKRLLTKHETKFLAKETMDSANVTNVAVVASSDDVVAIDDEPDEVVNLDDEKEEQKGESKLTPMEESEKGDEKTTEETGNESKSETPKDPQANEIEAISAEADSVEPKVTDQAKSTDDDKMDVDVVLPAVEKQVIKEATNKDADAENDQPMTDVKSDNQTTSSANTAADSSTFETGINVERKVKQLPPQELTLEQMLNLLLNQQNPLPSAELEGLCIEREDFMESLRTVQPSAKREGFITVPDVTWNDIGSLGDIREELKLAILAPVKFPQRLKLLGLNAPSGVLLCGPPGCGKTLLAKAVANEAGINFISVKGPELLNMYVGESERAVRQCFQRARNSAPCVIFFDEFDSLCPKRSDTAEGSAGTRVVNQLLTEMDGIEERKGVFLMAATNRPDIVDPAVLRPGRLDKILYVGLPAKDDRVDILRALTKNRTQPPLADDVEFVRVAELTDGYTGADLAGLVRQASLQTLKDSIVACGDEEHVGENAAQSNNDKLCLTVRMAHFLEAIRNIKPSVNTEDKKHYEKLRVKYGVNGS